One part of the Bacillota bacterium genome encodes these proteins:
- a CDS encoding ABC transporter substrate-binding protein — translation MKMFANARTRLFCIVVSLLLVTALLAGCGQQAAAPKPAEPAKPQWPEKIFISMAGPLTGDAANMGEMMKNGATLAVEEINAAGGIKGAKIEIVIFDDKADAKEAAVVAQKIAGDTRFVANIGHLYSSCTMAALPIYDSANLATISSSSSAPHVSQQGFKNFYRTIPHDQMQGPEMINQAIATFKAKKIAIIYANDDYGRGLLAAAEGEAQKRKAEVELVAKETYVPMTDKDFTPQLTKVRKANPDAILILGTYVEAGPIVRQMRSLGMKQVVMGAAGVQSSSFIELAGKSAEGAYVIGYWDPSNPSEQTQKFVKNFQAKFGKVPEEYAGYAYDIPYLIKQAIEKVGLDRAKVRDALRETTFNGPTGLTAFDEKGDQKSKRQVLLIVKDGKFVNAATR, via the coding sequence GTGAAGATGTTTGCGAATGCCAGGACACGACTGTTCTGTATCGTGGTATCGTTGTTGCTCGTTACGGCACTCCTGGCCGGCTGCGGCCAGCAGGCCGCGGCGCCCAAACCCGCCGAGCCAGCCAAACCTCAGTGGCCTGAGAAAATTTTCATCAGTATGGCGGGGCCCTTGACCGGTGACGCCGCCAACATGGGCGAAATGATGAAGAACGGCGCCACACTGGCGGTTGAGGAGATCAACGCGGCGGGCGGGATCAAGGGTGCCAAGATCGAGATCGTTATTTTCGATGATAAGGCAGACGCCAAGGAAGCGGCGGTAGTGGCCCAGAAGATCGCCGGCGACACCAGGTTCGTGGCGAATATCGGACATCTCTACAGTTCCTGCACCATGGCCGCGTTACCGATATACGACTCGGCAAACCTGGCGACCATTTCCTCAAGCTCCAGCGCTCCGCATGTTTCACAGCAGGGGTTCAAGAACTTCTACCGCACGATTCCGCACGACCAGATGCAGGGACCGGAGATGATAAATCAAGCCATAGCGACGTTCAAGGCTAAAAAAATAGCCATAATCTACGCGAACGACGACTACGGACGCGGGCTCCTCGCAGCAGCCGAAGGTGAGGCGCAGAAGAGAAAGGCCGAAGTCGAACTGGTGGCAAAGGAAACGTATGTGCCAATGACCGACAAGGACTTTACTCCTCAGCTCACCAAGGTGCGCAAGGCGAATCCCGATGCCATCCTGATTCTGGGCACCTATGTCGAGGCCGGCCCGATAGTCCGTCAGATGAGGAGCCTCGGGATGAAGCAGGTCGTGATGGGTGCGGCGGGCGTGCAGTCCTCCAGCTTCATAGAACTGGCCGGTAAGTCGGCAGAGGGCGCGTACGTTATCGGATACTGGGATCCGTCGAACCCCTCCGAGCAGACGCAGAAGTTCGTGAAGAACTTCCAGGCGAAGTTCGGCAAGGTTCCCGAGGAATACGCCGGATACGCGTACGACATCCCGTACCTTATCAAACAGGCGATCGAGAAGGTGGGCCTGGACCGTGCCAAAGTCCGCGACGCTCTCAGGGAGACGACGTTTAACGGACCCACCGGGTTGACGGCGTTCGACGAGAAGGGTGACCAGAAGTCGAAGAGGCAGGTCCTCCTTATCGTCAAGGACGGCAAGTTCGTCAACGCAGCGACCAGGTAG
- a CDS encoding ABC transporter ATP-binding protein: MLAVNDLYVHYGAIEALRGVSLEVNQGEIVALIGSNGAGKSTLLKTISGLVRPTSGSIAYLGSKIDDKTPEQIVKMGISQAPEGRNVFPLSTVLENLLMGAFVRSDRDGVKRDVEKFMTRFPRLGERRNQLAGTLSGGEQQMLATSRALMSRPKLLLLDEPSMGLAPTLVKDVFRIIREIREEGTTILLVEQNALQALRIADRAYVLETGSIAMAGGARELLGSDLVRKAYLGEE, translated from the coding sequence ATGCTCGCCGTCAATGACCTGTACGTGCATTATGGTGCGATCGAGGCCTTGCGGGGGGTCTCTCTCGAGGTCAACCAGGGGGAGATAGTCGCCTTGATCGGCTCAAACGGGGCAGGCAAGAGCACCCTGCTGAAGACGATATCGGGTCTGGTGCGACCCACCAGCGGTAGCATCGCGTACCTGGGGAGCAAGATCGACGACAAAACCCCTGAGCAGATAGTCAAGATGGGCATCAGCCAGGCCCCCGAGGGGAGGAACGTCTTCCCGTTATCCACAGTCCTCGAGAACCTGCTGATGGGCGCCTTCGTCCGGTCCGACAGGGACGGCGTGAAGAGGGACGTGGAGAAGTTCATGACGAGATTCCCCAGGTTGGGCGAGCGCCGTAACCAGCTTGCGGGGACTCTGAGCGGCGGGGAGCAGCAGATGCTCGCAACCAGTCGTGCACTCATGAGCCGCCCCAAGTTACTCTTGCTGGACGAGCCCTCCATGGGGCTTGCACCCACGCTAGTCAAGGACGTTTTCAGGATAATCCGCGAGATACGCGAGGAGGGAACCACCATCCTCCTTGTTGAGCAGAATGCCCTGCAGGCCTTGAGAATCGCCGACCGGGCCTACGTCCTCGAGACCGGTAGCATCGCGATGGCGGGCGGCGCACGAGAGCTGCTGGGAAGCGACCTCGTCAGGAAAGCGTATCTCGGTGAAGAGTAG
- a CDS encoding ABC transporter ATP-binding protein: protein MVVLEARKLSRHFGGLKAVSQLDFQIEKGQIFGMIGPNGSGKTTVFNVLTGVYRPTSGEVIFSGQSIGGLPPYEITRCRMARTFQNIRLFSNATVLENVQTGMHCRLQVNLMDALLRNRRFRDCEKQSKEKAEELLAFLSLLPRKSELAGNLPYGEQRRVELARALASEPEIVLLDEPTAGMNPQESSTMMGWIQKIRESGVTVFLIEHNMKVLMGISDRVIALDAGQKIAEGLPHEVSRDPAVIKAYLGSED from the coding sequence ATGGTCGTTTTGGAAGCCAGGAAGCTATCGAGGCACTTCGGTGGTCTCAAGGCCGTGTCCCAGCTTGATTTCCAGATCGAAAAGGGCCAGATATTCGGGATGATCGGACCCAACGGGTCCGGGAAGACCACCGTGTTCAACGTGCTTACAGGGGTTTATAGGCCGACCTCCGGAGAGGTCATCTTTAGTGGACAGAGCATTGGGGGACTGCCTCCTTACGAGATTACCAGATGCAGGATGGCCAGGACGTTCCAGAATATACGCCTGTTCTCGAACGCCACAGTGCTCGAAAACGTTCAAACGGGGATGCATTGCAGGTTGCAGGTTAACCTCATGGACGCCCTCCTCCGGAACCGCCGCTTTCGCGACTGCGAGAAGCAGTCGAAGGAAAAGGCCGAGGAATTGCTCGCCTTCCTGAGTCTCCTGCCGAGAAAATCCGAGCTTGCGGGGAACCTTCCCTACGGCGAGCAGAGAAGGGTCGAACTCGCTCGCGCACTCGCGAGTGAACCGGAAATCGTTCTGCTCGACGAGCCGACCGCCGGCATGAACCCGCAGGAATCTTCCACCATGATGGGCTGGATCCAGAAGATCAGGGAGTCAGGGGTCACCGTTTTTCTCATCGAGCACAACATGAAGGTTCTAATGGGCATATCGGACAGGGTTATCGCCCTGGACGCCGGGCAGAAGATTGCGGAAGGGCTTCCGCACGAAGTCAGCCGCGACCCTGCCGTCATCAAGGCGTATCTGGGATCGGAGGACTGA
- a CDS encoding branched-chain amino acid ABC transporter permease, with product MSSTKRISNLIKKNARTICPLMILLVLLVPKVVTDQYILRVANMIMLYGILSLSLNLVGGYAGQLALGHAGFYGIGAYTATLLMIKLKWSFITATVAATLIAALSGLLVGLPTLRVSGDYLIIVSIGFAEILRIIFLNWVDVTRGPMGIPGIPFASIAGYQFRTSQDYYYLYLACLVLTILVVYRIVHSKVGRALVAIREDELAAAAMGINTTYYKVEAFTLSAALTGMAGSLLAVYLRFIGPMSFNLDESLLMFQMIILGGLASIPGSILGAAILVLIPEVFRPLYAYRMLINGLIMVLLMIWRPQGIMGTIAVGRKKKPVQPGPAQPVGNVGPGATPA from the coding sequence ATGAGTTCGACAAAGAGGATCAGCAACCTGATCAAGAAAAACGCGCGGACAATATGCCCCTTGATGATCTTGCTGGTGCTCCTGGTTCCAAAGGTAGTAACCGACCAGTACATCCTCAGGGTAGCGAACATGATCATGCTGTACGGGATCCTGTCGCTCAGCCTGAACCTGGTGGGCGGCTACGCCGGTCAGCTCGCCCTGGGACACGCGGGATTCTATGGTATCGGCGCATACACCGCGACCCTGCTCATGATCAAACTGAAATGGTCGTTCATTACCGCAACTGTGGCAGCCACGCTTATCGCTGCTCTATCAGGGCTTTTGGTCGGCCTGCCGACACTGAGGGTGTCCGGTGATTACCTGATCATAGTGTCAATCGGCTTCGCCGAGATCCTTCGCATTATCTTCCTGAACTGGGTCGACGTAACGAGGGGCCCAATGGGAATCCCCGGCATTCCCTTTGCGAGCATAGCCGGGTACCAGTTCAGGACGAGCCAGGATTACTACTACCTGTACCTTGCCTGCCTTGTCCTGACCATACTTGTGGTCTACCGGATTGTACATTCCAAGGTGGGGCGGGCCCTCGTGGCCATTCGCGAAGACGAGCTTGCCGCCGCCGCGATGGGGATCAATACCACGTATTACAAAGTCGAGGCCTTCACTCTCTCCGCTGCTCTTACGGGTATGGCGGGGAGCTTGCTGGCTGTGTACCTGAGGTTCATAGGTCCGATGAGCTTCAACCTGGACGAGTCCCTGCTGATGTTCCAGATGATAATCCTCGGGGGACTGGCCAGCATACCCGGCTCGATCCTTGGCGCCGCCATCCTGGTTCTCATACCCGAGGTATTCAGGCCTCTATATGCGTACCGGATGTTGATTAACGGCCTGATCATGGTTCTCCTGATGATCTGGAGGCCACAGGGCATTATGGGCACGATTGCGGTGGGCCGCAAGAAGAAACCGGTGCAACCGGGACCGGCCCAACCCGTCGGCAATGTGGGGCCGGGAGCGACTCCCGCGTAG